From Erinaceus europaeus chromosome 9, mEriEur2.1, whole genome shotgun sequence, one genomic window encodes:
- the LOC132540227 gene encoding LOW QUALITY PROTEIN: protein lin-9 homolog (The sequence of the model RefSeq protein was modified relative to this genomic sequence to represent the inferred CDS: deleted 1 base in 1 codon), whose translation MPFRNSKRSRLFSEEDDRQINTRSPKRNQRVAMVPQSTAQLRFMVVQGTEPGTLEPKKFTATMSTPDKKASQKIGFRLRNLLKLPKAHKWCIYEWFYSNIDKPLFEGDNDFCVCLKESFPNLKTRKLTRVEWGKIRRLMGKPRRCSSAFFEEERSALKQKRQKIRLLQQRKVADLSQFKDLPDEIPLPLVIGTKVTARLRGVHDGLFTGQIDAVDTLNATYRVTFDRTGLGTHTIPDYEVLSNEPHETMPIAAFGQKQRPSRFFMTPPRLHYTTPLQSPITDNDPLLGSLLGPWRSKIPSSETETLGGFPVEFLIQVTKLSKILMIKKEHIKKLREMNTEAEKLKSYSMPIGIEFQRRYATIVLELEQLNKDLNKVLHKVQQYCYELAPDQGLQPTDMRRRCEEEAQEIVRHANSSTGQPCVENKNLTDLISRLTAILLQIKCLAEGGDLNSFEFKSLTDSLNDIKSTIDASNISCFQNNVEIHVAHIQSGLSQMGNLHAFAANNTNRD comes from the exons ATGCCTTTCAGAAATTCAAAACGAAGTAGACTCTTTTCTGAGGAAGATGacagacaaataaatacaagGTCACCTAAAAGAAACCAGAGAGTTGCAATGGTtccacagagtactgctcagctccggtttatggtggtgcaggggactgaacctgggactttggagcctaagaaaTTTACAGCAACAATGTCAACACCAGATAAGAAAGCCTCCCAGAAGATTGGTTTTCGATTACGTAACCTTCTCAAACTTCCCAAAGCACATAAATGGTGCATATATGAGTGGTTCTACTCAAATATAGATAAGCCACTTTTTGAAGGTGATAATGACTTCTGTGTGTGTCTGAAGGAGTCTTTTCCTAATTTGAAAACAAGAAAGTTAACAAGAGTAGAATGGGGAAAAATCAGGCGGCTTATGGGAAAGCCACGGAGATGTTCTTCTGCATTTTTTGAAGAAGAGAGATCAGCATTAAAACAGAAGAGGCAGAAAATAAGACTCTTACAGCAAAGGAAAGTTGCAGATCTCTCACAATTCAAAGACCTCCCAGATGAGATTCCTTTGCCCCTGGTTATTGGAACCAAAGTTACAGCACGATTACGTGGTGTTCATGATGGTCTGTTCACTGGGCAAATAGATGCTGTGGACACTCTTAACGCTACCTATAGAGTAACTTTTGACAGGACAGGGCTTGGAACACATACCATCCCTGACTATGAAGTTCTTAGTAATGAGCCTCATGAGACGATGCCAATTGCTGCCTTTGGACAAAAACAGCGGCCTTCTCGATTTTTTATGACTCCACCACGGTTACATTATACCACTCCTCTGCAGTCACCAATTACAGATAACGATCCTTTATTAGGATCC TTATTAGGACCTTGGAGAAGTAAAATTCCCAGTTCTGAAACTGAAACATTAGGTGGTTTTCCAGTAGAATTCCTTATCCAAGTGACTAAATTATCAAAAATTCTGATGATTAAAAAGGAGCATATCAAGAAATTAAGGGAAATGAATACAGAAGCAGAAAAATTGAAATCATATTCCATGCCTATCGGCATTGAGTTTCAACGGAGATATGCAACGATTGTCCTAGAGCTCGAACAGCTAAATAAGGACCTAAACAAGGTTTTGCATAAAGTTCAACAGTACTGCTATGAGCTTGCTCCAGACCAAGGACTCCAGCCAACAGATATGAGACGAAGGTGTGAGGAAGAGGCACAAGAAATTGTTCGGCATGCAAATTCGTCAACAGGGCAGCCCTGTGTTGAAAATAAAAATCTCACAGACTTAATCTCCAGGCTCACAGCTATTTTACTACAAATTAAGTGTCTTGCAGAAGGAGGCGACCTGAATTCTTTCGAATTCAAATCACTTACAGATTCATTAAATGATATCAAGAGTACAATAGATGCCTCTAATATCAGTTGCTTTCAGAATAACGTAGAAATTCATGTTGCACATATTCAAAGTGGCCTGAGCCAGATGGGAAATTTACACGCCTTTGCAGCAAATAATACCAACAGAGACTGA